A portion of the Manihot esculenta cultivar AM560-2 chromosome 2, M.esculenta_v8, whole genome shotgun sequence genome contains these proteins:
- the LOC110609422 gene encoding nucleoporin NUP152 isoform X3, translating into MEKFSDVVNWLKANAIKGGTAAESLGAEKKLVPEVKNNDSKIFQVKTGLVTPSTNASFPSSWSSGILSNNQSSGGVFSNSQSSGMFTSSPNSVLFSNSQSTGLFSKSQSSGLFSNSHSSSLSSVNQSTGLFSTSQSFGGSFSNQTSGLFSSSHSSGLSFTNQSSGLFSNSQSSGLSSNNQSSGFFSSNQSTGVFSSTSTPILFGGQNSGSANHNTSDDVDDENEPEQPSSPSVKKSEEKGIVVVHEVKCKLYVKSSDPADKDTWKDKGTGQLSIKCKEDVGTGTKESKPTIIVRNDAGRVLLNALLYPGIKTNAQKNSLVAIFHTAGEDGGNNDNVVARTYLIRTKTEEDRNKLATAIQEYAPAS; encoded by the exons ATG GAGAAGTTCAGTGATGTTGTGAACTGGCTCAAAGCAAATGCTATAAAAGGAGGAACTGCTGCTGAATCTCTTGGCGCTGAAAAGAAACTAGTGCCTGAGGTAAAGAATAATGATAGTAAGATATTCCAGGTGAAAACTGGATTAGTGACGCCGAGCACAAATGCAAGTTTTCCGTCATCATGGAGCTCTGGTATATTATCCAACAATCAAAGTTCTGGAGGAGTATTCTCTAATAGCCAAAGCTCTGGTATGTTTACCAGTAGCCCAAACTCTGTTTTATTCTCCAACAGTCAAAGCACTGGGTTGTTCTCCAAGAGCCAGAGTTCTGGATTATTCTCCAACAGTCACAGCTCATCACTTTCTTCTGTTAACCAAAGTACTGGATTGTTCTCCACCAGTCAGAGCTTTGGGGGTTCCTTCAGTAATCAAACCTCTGGATTGTTCTCCAGCAGTCACAGCTCTGGACTTTCTTTTACTAATCAAAGCTCTGGATTGTTCTCCAACAGTCAGAGCTCTGGACTTTCTTCTAATAATCAAAGCTCTGGATTTTTTTCCAGCAACCAAAGCACAGGAGTGTTTTCCAGTACTTCAACCCCAATCTTGTTTG GAGGTCAAAACTCAGGTTCCGCAAACCATAACACTTCGGATGATGTTGATGATG AGAATGAGCCAGAGCAACCTAGCAGCCCTTCAGTCAAGAAGTCTGAAGAGAAGGGTATTGTTGTAGTTCATGAAGTCAAGTGCAAGCTGTATGTCAAG TCAAGTGATCCAGCAGATAAAGACACATGGAAAGACAAAGGTACCGGGCAGCTTTCTATCAAATGTAAAGAGGATGTGGGCACGGGTACAAAGGAGTCCAAACCAACAATAATTGTTCGAAATGAT GCTGGAAGAGTGTTATTAAATGCTTTGCTATATCCAGGAATCAAGACAAATGCACAAAAGAATTCCCTTGTTGCAATATTTCATACTGCG GGCGAGGATGGTGGCAATAATGATAATGTTGTGGCACGCACCTACTTAATTAGGACAAAAACAGAGGAGGATCGAAATAAATTGGCAACAGCAATACAAGAATATGCGCCTGCATCATGA
- the LOC110610086 gene encoding UDP-galactose/UDP-glucose transporter 4, producing MRAEDQSMSLFGISLSVRPKWQQFLICSSGFFFGYLVNGICEEYVYNRLQFSYGWYFTFVQGLVYLVLIYFQGFTIKQMVNPWKTYVKLSAVLMSSHGLTKGSLAFLNYPAQIMFKSTKVLPVMVMGAFIPGLRRKYPFHEYISALLLVIGLILFTLADAQTSPNFSMIGVVMICGALIMDSLMGNLQEAIFTMNSNTTQIEVLFCSTVVGLPFLIPPMILTGELFKAWNSCSQHPYVYGVLVFEAMATFIGQVSVLSLIAIFGAATTAMITTARKAVTLLLSYMIFTKPLTEQHGTGLLLIAMGIILKMLPDNQPPKKQQGKSHLKEVKGVVDNRESEGDEENRPLV from the exons ATGAGGGCCGAGGATCAATCGATGTCTCTGTTCGGGATTTCTCTTTCTGTTCGACCTAAATGGCAGCAATTCCTTATTTGTTCTTCTGGGTTCTTTTTCGGTTATCTTGTTAATGGCATTTGTGag GAATATGTGTATAACCGGCTTCAATTCAG CTATGGCTGGTATTTCACTTTTGTGCAAGGATTAGTGTACCTTGTTCTCATATACTTTCAGGGTTTCACCATTAAGCAAATGGTGAACCCATGGAAAACATATGTGAAACTCTCAGCTGTTCTTATGAGTTCTCATGGATTGACCAAGGGCTCCTTGGCCTTCCTTAACTATCCAGCCCAAATCATGTTCAAATCAACCAAG GTACTACCAGTCATGGTAATGGGTGCATTTATTCCAGGACTGAGAAGGAAATATCCATTTCATGAATACATCTCTGCTCTGCTTCTGGTTATTGGCCTGATTCTTTTCACCTTAGCAGATGCCCAAACTTCTCCAAATTTCAGTATGATTGGTGTTGTAATGATATGTGGTGCTTTAATTATGGATTCTTTAATGGGGAATTTGCAAGAAGCAATTTTTACCATGAATTCTAACACAACTCAG ATTGAGGTGCTATTCTGCTCAACAGTAGTAGGCTTGCCTTTCTTGATTCCACCAATGATATTGACAGGGGAGCTGTTTAAGGCTTGGAATTCTTGTTCTCAA CATCCTTATGTGTATGGGGTTCTAGTATTTGAAGCAATGGCCACATTCATTGGGCAAGTGTCTGTTTTATCACTCATTGCTATTTTTGGGGCTGCAACCACTGCCATG ATAACAACAGCTAGAAAGGCGGTCACCTTATTACTGTCATACATGATATTTACAAAGCCATTAACAGAGCAGCATGGGACAGGGCTACTGCTCATAGCCATGGGAATAATTTTGAAGATGTTGCCAGATAACCAACCCCCCAAGAAGCAGCAGGGGAAGTCTCATTTGAAGGAAGTGAAAGGTGTTGTTGATAATAGAGAAagtgaaggagatgaagaaaatcGGCCCTTAGTGTAA
- the LOC110609422 gene encoding nucleoporin NUP152 isoform X1, with product MKGAKRFAVSDAAADTNDTALVNKRIMTPSQQQLTATVPLDLHRAESSRQHVRALNTQFASWVQAQLKNHPDEIWEDGVRDYLAHASNIMEKFSDVVNWLKANAIKGGTAAESLGAEKKLVPEVKNNDSKIFQVKTGLVTPSTNASFPSSWSSGILSNNQSSGGVFSNSQSSGMFTSSPNSVLFSNSQSTGLFSKSQSSGLFSNSHSSSLSSVNQSTGLFSTSQSFGGSFSNQTSGLFSSSHSSGLSFTNQSSGLFSNSQSSGLSSNNQSSGFFSSNQSTGVFSSTSTPILFGGQNSGSANHNTSDDVDDENEPEQPSSPSVKKSEEKGIVVVHEVKCKLYVKSSDPADKDTWKDKGTGQLSIKCKEDVGTGTKESKPTIIVRNDAGRVLLNALLYPGIKTNAQKNSLVAIFHTAGEDGGNNDNVVARTYLIRTKTEEDRNKLATAIQEYAPAS from the exons ATGAAAGGAGCCAAACGTTTCGCCGTGTCAGACGCGGCGGCGGACACCAACGACACGGCT CTCGTGAATAAAAGAATAATGACACCATCTCAGCAGCAGTTGACTGCAACTGTACCTTTGGACTTACACCGAGCCGAGTCTTCTCGACAGCATGTGAGAGCTCTAAATACTCAATTTGCCAG TTGGGTGCAAGCACAACTGAAGAATCATCCAGATGAAATTTGGGAAGATGGGGTTCGAGACTACCTAGCTCATGCTTCAAACATTATG GAGAAGTTCAGTGATGTTGTGAACTGGCTCAAAGCAAATGCTATAAAAGGAGGAACTGCTGCTGAATCTCTTGGCGCTGAAAAGAAACTAGTGCCTGAGGTAAAGAATAATGATAGTAAGATATTCCAGGTGAAAACTGGATTAGTGACGCCGAGCACAAATGCAAGTTTTCCGTCATCATGGAGCTCTGGTATATTATCCAACAATCAAAGTTCTGGAGGAGTATTCTCTAATAGCCAAAGCTCTGGTATGTTTACCAGTAGCCCAAACTCTGTTTTATTCTCCAACAGTCAAAGCACTGGGTTGTTCTCCAAGAGCCAGAGTTCTGGATTATTCTCCAACAGTCACAGCTCATCACTTTCTTCTGTTAACCAAAGTACTGGATTGTTCTCCACCAGTCAGAGCTTTGGGGGTTCCTTCAGTAATCAAACCTCTGGATTGTTCTCCAGCAGTCACAGCTCTGGACTTTCTTTTACTAATCAAAGCTCTGGATTGTTCTCCAACAGTCAGAGCTCTGGACTTTCTTCTAATAATCAAAGCTCTGGATTTTTTTCCAGCAACCAAAGCACAGGAGTGTTTTCCAGTACTTCAACCCCAATCTTGTTTG GAGGTCAAAACTCAGGTTCCGCAAACCATAACACTTCGGATGATGTTGATGATG AGAATGAGCCAGAGCAACCTAGCAGCCCTTCAGTCAAGAAGTCTGAAGAGAAGGGTATTGTTGTAGTTCATGAAGTCAAGTGCAAGCTGTATGTCAAG TCAAGTGATCCAGCAGATAAAGACACATGGAAAGACAAAGGTACCGGGCAGCTTTCTATCAAATGTAAAGAGGATGTGGGCACGGGTACAAAGGAGTCCAAACCAACAATAATTGTTCGAAATGAT GCTGGAAGAGTGTTATTAAATGCTTTGCTATATCCAGGAATCAAGACAAATGCACAAAAGAATTCCCTTGTTGCAATATTTCATACTGCG GGCGAGGATGGTGGCAATAATGATAATGTTGTGGCACGCACCTACTTAATTAGGACAAAAACAGAGGAGGATCGAAATAAATTGGCAACAGCAATACAAGAATATGCGCCTGCATCATGA
- the LOC110609422 gene encoding nucleoporin NUP152 isoform X2 codes for MTPSQQQLTATVPLDLHRAESSRQHVRALNTQFASWVQAQLKNHPDEIWEDGVRDYLAHASNIMEKFSDVVNWLKANAIKGGTAAESLGAEKKLVPEVKNNDSKIFQVKTGLVTPSTNASFPSSWSSGILSNNQSSGGVFSNSQSSGMFTSSPNSVLFSNSQSTGLFSKSQSSGLFSNSHSSSLSSVNQSTGLFSTSQSFGGSFSNQTSGLFSSSHSSGLSFTNQSSGLFSNSQSSGLSSNNQSSGFFSSNQSTGVFSSTSTPILFGGQNSGSANHNTSDDVDDENEPEQPSSPSVKKSEEKGIVVVHEVKCKLYVKSSDPADKDTWKDKGTGQLSIKCKEDVGTGTKESKPTIIVRNDAGRVLLNALLYPGIKTNAQKNSLVAIFHTAGEDGGNNDNVVARTYLIRTKTEEDRNKLATAIQEYAPAS; via the exons ATGACACCATCTCAGCAGCAGTTGACTGCAACTGTACCTTTGGACTTACACCGAGCCGAGTCTTCTCGACAGCATGTGAGAGCTCTAAATACTCAATTTGCCAG TTGGGTGCAAGCACAACTGAAGAATCATCCAGATGAAATTTGGGAAGATGGGGTTCGAGACTACCTAGCTCATGCTTCAAACATTATG GAGAAGTTCAGTGATGTTGTGAACTGGCTCAAAGCAAATGCTATAAAAGGAGGAACTGCTGCTGAATCTCTTGGCGCTGAAAAGAAACTAGTGCCTGAGGTAAAGAATAATGATAGTAAGATATTCCAGGTGAAAACTGGATTAGTGACGCCGAGCACAAATGCAAGTTTTCCGTCATCATGGAGCTCTGGTATATTATCCAACAATCAAAGTTCTGGAGGAGTATTCTCTAATAGCCAAAGCTCTGGTATGTTTACCAGTAGCCCAAACTCTGTTTTATTCTCCAACAGTCAAAGCACTGGGTTGTTCTCCAAGAGCCAGAGTTCTGGATTATTCTCCAACAGTCACAGCTCATCACTTTCTTCTGTTAACCAAAGTACTGGATTGTTCTCCACCAGTCAGAGCTTTGGGGGTTCCTTCAGTAATCAAACCTCTGGATTGTTCTCCAGCAGTCACAGCTCTGGACTTTCTTTTACTAATCAAAGCTCTGGATTGTTCTCCAACAGTCAGAGCTCTGGACTTTCTTCTAATAATCAAAGCTCTGGATTTTTTTCCAGCAACCAAAGCACAGGAGTGTTTTCCAGTACTTCAACCCCAATCTTGTTTG GAGGTCAAAACTCAGGTTCCGCAAACCATAACACTTCGGATGATGTTGATGATG AGAATGAGCCAGAGCAACCTAGCAGCCCTTCAGTCAAGAAGTCTGAAGAGAAGGGTATTGTTGTAGTTCATGAAGTCAAGTGCAAGCTGTATGTCAAG TCAAGTGATCCAGCAGATAAAGACACATGGAAAGACAAAGGTACCGGGCAGCTTTCTATCAAATGTAAAGAGGATGTGGGCACGGGTACAAAGGAGTCCAAACCAACAATAATTGTTCGAAATGAT GCTGGAAGAGTGTTATTAAATGCTTTGCTATATCCAGGAATCAAGACAAATGCACAAAAGAATTCCCTTGTTGCAATATTTCATACTGCG GGCGAGGATGGTGGCAATAATGATAATGTTGTGGCACGCACCTACTTAATTAGGACAAAAACAGAGGAGGATCGAAATAAATTGGCAACAGCAATACAAGAATATGCGCCTGCATCATGA